A window of Candidatus Pantoea floridensis contains these coding sequences:
- the rimJ gene encoding ribosomal protein S5-alanine N-acetyltransferase, producing the protein MFGYRSAGPRVSLTTDRLVVRLVHERDAWRLADYYAENRAFLKPWEPVRDESHCYPSGWQARLGLIADMHKQGSAYYFVLMDPEEREVRGVANYSNVLRGSFHACYLGYSLGEKWQGQGLMYEALSTTIRYMQRQQRIHRIMANYMPHNQRSGDLLARLGFEKEGYAKDYLLIDGRWQDHVLTALTYREWTPDRRGQ; encoded by the coding sequence ATGTTTGGCTATCGTTCTGCTGGCCCACGCGTGAGCCTCACTACCGATCGCTTAGTGGTCCGTTTAGTACACGAACGCGATGCCTGGCGATTGGCGGATTATTACGCTGAAAATCGCGCGTTTCTTAAGCCCTGGGAGCCGGTGCGCGACGAGAGCCATTGCTATCCTTCGGGTTGGCAGGCCCGCCTTGGGCTTATCGCCGACATGCATAAACAGGGCTCAGCCTACTATTTTGTGCTGATGGACCCAGAAGAGCGCGAAGTGCGTGGCGTGGCTAACTACAGCAATGTGCTGCGCGGTTCGTTCCACGCTTGCTACCTTGGCTATTCGCTAGGAGAGAAATGGCAGGGCCAGGGCCTGATGTATGAAGCGCTCAGCACCACCATTCGTTATATGCAGCGGCAGCAACGCATCCATCGCATCATGGCCAATTATATGCCGCATAATCAACGCAGCGGCGATCTGCTGGCGCGGCTGGGATTTGAAAAAGAGGGCTATGCCAAAGATTACCTGCTAATTGATGGGCGCTGGCAGGATCACGTGTTGACCGCACTGACCTACCGGGAGTGGACCCCGGATCGCCGTGGACAATAA
- the flgE gene encoding flagellar hook protein FlgE translates to MSFSQAVSGLNAASSNLDVIGNNIANSATAGFKSSTIAFADMFAGSNVGLGTKVAAVIQNFGDGSTTSTSRGLDVALSGNGFFRMTDASGGVFYSRNGQFTLDANRNLVNTQGLNVTGYPASGTPPTIQSGANPVALSIPTTQMGARATTTATQVANLNSTSTVPTVTTFDASNVDSYNAKTTMTVYDTQGNDHQLDMYYIKTADNTWTVHIMDSTTGKQIGNADPDDGLGFQMKFNASGTLTSVSKMVDDPLNPGTAIPSTTATSPSLANLVVGGTNGADGMNISLSMLGSLQQNTGTSTFGNPTQDGYQPGDLTSYTINDDGTITGTYSNQKTQLLGQIVLASFSNPEGLKSEGDNVWSATSSSGQAAVGLAGTGTYGNLTSGALEASNVDMSKELVNMIVAQRNYQANSQTIKTQDQILNTLVNLR, encoded by the coding sequence ATGTCTTTTTCACAAGCGGTGAGCGGCCTGAATGCTGCTTCCAGCAACCTGGATGTGATTGGTAACAACATTGCCAACTCCGCCACAGCCGGATTTAAATCCAGCACCATCGCCTTTGCCGATATGTTTGCCGGTTCAAACGTTGGTCTCGGTACCAAAGTGGCAGCGGTAATCCAGAACTTTGGTGATGGCAGCACCACCTCGACCAGCCGTGGGCTGGACGTGGCACTGAGCGGCAACGGCTTCTTCCGTATGACCGACGCCAGCGGCGGCGTGTTCTATTCACGTAACGGCCAGTTCACGCTGGATGCAAACCGTAACCTGGTGAATACCCAGGGCCTGAACGTAACCGGCTATCCAGCCAGCGGTACGCCACCGACCATTCAGAGCGGCGCTAACCCGGTTGCCCTGAGCATCCCCACCACGCAGATGGGCGCACGCGCGACCACCACGGCGACCCAGGTGGCGAACCTTAACTCCACCAGCACCGTGCCGACCGTCACCACGTTTGATGCCTCCAACGTGGATAGCTACAACGCGAAAACCACCATGACGGTGTATGACACGCAGGGTAACGATCACCAGCTGGATATGTATTACATCAAAACGGCGGATAACACCTGGACCGTGCATATCATGGATTCCACCACCGGCAAGCAGATTGGCAACGCCGATCCTGATGATGGTTTGGGTTTCCAGATGAAATTCAATGCCAGCGGTACGCTGACTAGCGTATCCAAAATGGTTGATGATCCCCTTAACCCTGGCACCGCGATCCCTTCTACCACGGCAACCAGCCCATCACTGGCAAATCTGGTTGTGGGTGGCACCAACGGTGCGGATGGCATGAATATCAGCCTGAGCATGTTGGGTAGCCTGCAGCAGAACACCGGCACCAGCACTTTCGGTAACCCAACGCAGGATGGTTACCAGCCAGGCGACCTGACCAGCTACACCATCAACGATGATGGCACCATCACCGGCACCTACTCCAACCAGAAAACCCAGCTGCTGGGGCAGATCGTGCTGGCGAGCTTCTCTAACCCGGAAGGTCTGAAATCTGAAGGTGACAACGTTTGGTCCGCAACCAGCTCGTCAGGTCAGGCGGCCGTTGGTCTGGCAGGCACCGGTACCTACGGCAACCTGACCTCAGGTGCGCTGGAAGCATCGAACGTCGACATGAGTAAAGAACTGGTGAACATGATCGTTGCGCAGCGTAACTATCAGGCTAACAGCCAAACCATCAAAACTCAGGACCAGATTCTCAACACCCTGGTTAACTTACGTTAA
- the murJ gene encoding murein biosynthesis integral membrane protein MurJ, producing MNLLKSLAAVSSMTLFSRVLGFARDAIVARVFGAGMATDAFFVAFKLPNLLRRIFAEGAFSQAFVPILAEYKSKQGEDATRVFVAYVSGLLTLVLAVVTVLGMIAAPWVIVVTAPGFADTPDKFALTSALLRVTFPYILLISLASLAGAILNTWNRFSVPAFAPTLLNISMIGFAVFAAPHFHPPVMALAWAVVAGGVLQLFYQLPHLKKIGMLVLPRLNLRDAGVWRVMRQMGPAILGVSVSQISLIINTIFASFLVSGSVSWMYYADRLMEFPSGVLGVALGTILLPSLAKSFASGNQEEYSRLMDWGLRLCFLLALPSAVALGILSGPLTVALFQYGKFTAFDALMTQRALIAYSVGLMGLIVVKVLAPGFYSRQDIKTPVKIAIVTLIITQLMNLAFIGPLKHAGLSLSIGLAACLNAALLYWQLRKQDIFQPQPGWFSFLTRLLIAVVVMAAALLGILQVMPSWEEGQMWWRLLRLAAVCGIGGGAYFVMLGLLGFRPRDFARRTMA from the coding sequence ATGAATTTGTTGAAATCGCTGGCTGCGGTCAGTTCGATGACCCTGTTTTCCCGCGTGCTGGGCTTTGCCCGCGATGCCATTGTGGCGCGTGTGTTCGGTGCGGGGATGGCAACCGATGCCTTCTTCGTTGCCTTCAAGCTGCCTAACCTATTACGCCGCATTTTTGCCGAAGGCGCGTTTTCCCAGGCCTTTGTGCCAATCCTTGCAGAATATAAAAGTAAGCAGGGCGAAGATGCTACGCGCGTGTTTGTTGCCTATGTCTCCGGCTTATTAACGCTGGTGCTGGCGGTGGTCACCGTGCTAGGCATGATCGCCGCGCCTTGGGTGATTGTGGTAACCGCACCGGGCTTTGCCGATACGCCGGATAAATTCGCCTTAACCAGCGCGCTGTTGCGTGTGACCTTTCCTTATATTCTGCTGATCTCGCTGGCGTCGCTGGCGGGTGCGATTCTTAATACCTGGAACCGTTTTTCAGTGCCCGCATTTGCACCGACGCTGCTGAACATCAGCATGATCGGATTTGCGGTTTTCGCGGCACCGCACTTTCATCCACCGGTGATGGCGCTGGCCTGGGCGGTAGTGGCGGGTGGGGTGCTGCAGCTGTTCTATCAGCTGCCGCACCTGAAGAAGATTGGCATGTTGGTATTGCCGCGCCTTAACTTGCGCGATGCCGGCGTCTGGCGCGTGATGCGCCAAATGGGCCCGGCGATTCTTGGCGTGTCGGTCAGCCAGATTTCACTGATCATCAACACCATTTTTGCCTCCTTTTTGGTATCGGGGTCGGTTTCATGGATGTATTACGCCGATCGCCTGATGGAGTTTCCGTCTGGCGTTTTAGGCGTGGCGCTGGGCACTATTCTGTTGCCCTCGCTGGCGAAGAGTTTCGCCAGCGGCAATCAGGAAGAGTATTCACGCCTGATGGATTGGGGCTTACGTCTTTGTTTCCTGCTGGCCCTGCCAAGCGCGGTGGCCTTGGGGATTTTGTCCGGTCCGCTCACCGTGGCGCTGTTCCAGTACGGGAAATTTACCGCCTTTGATGCCTTGATGACGCAGCGCGCGTTAATTGCTTATTCGGTGGGGTTGATGGGGCTAATTGTGGTGAAAGTGCTGGCGCCGGGATTCTACTCACGTCAGGACATCAAAACGCCGGTGAAAATTGCTATTGTGACGCTGATTATCACACAGTTGATGAACCTGGCGTTTATCGGACCGCTGAAACACGCCGGTTTATCCTTGTCGATCGGTCTGGCCGCTTGCCTGAATGCCGCGCTGCTTTACTGGCAGCTGCGAAAGCAGGATATCTTCCAGCCGCAGCCTGGCTGGTTCAGTTTCCTGACGCGTTTGCTGATTGCGGTGGTGGTAATGGCCGCAGCGCTGCTGGGCATTTTGCAGGTGATGCCGTCATGGGAAGAGGGGCAAATGTGGTGGCGGCTGCTTCGCCTGGCGGCAGTGTGCGGCATCGGCGGCGGGGCCTATTTCGTCATGCTCGGGCTGCTTGGCTTCCGTCCTCGCGATTTCGCCCGCCGTACGATGGCATAA
- the flgB gene encoding flagellar basal body rod protein FlgB, whose protein sequence is MLDKLDAALRFGTEALNLRAQRQEILASNIANADTPGYQARDIDFASQLSKVMQNGRAEGSSLALKVTSSRHIEAQTNSQPSLDLMYRIPDQPAADGNTVDMDRERTQFADNSLKYQTDLTLISSQIKGMMNVLQGQ, encoded by the coding sequence ATGCTCGACAAACTCGATGCCGCGCTGCGATTTGGTACAGAAGCGTTAAACCTACGTGCTCAGCGTCAGGAGATCCTGGCGTCAAACATTGCCAACGCCGATACCCCGGGTTACCAGGCGCGGGATATCGACTTTGCCAGCCAGCTGAGCAAGGTGATGCAAAACGGTCGCGCGGAAGGCAGCAGTCTGGCGCTGAAGGTGACGTCCTCACGCCACATTGAAGCGCAAACCAATTCTCAGCCATCGCTGGATCTGATGTACCGCATTCCCGATCAACCCGCCGCGGATGGCAACACCGTGGATATGGATCGCGAGCGTACGCAGTTTGCTGATAACAGCCTGAAATACCAAACCGATCTCACCCTCATCAGTAGCCAGATCAAAGGCATGATGAACGTTCTGCAGGGGCAATAA
- the flgC gene encoding flagellar basal body rod protein FlgC gives MALLNIFDIAGSAMTAQSQRLNVSASNLANADSVTGPDGQPYIAKQVIFQTDAAQGAATGGVKVAGVVNDPTPAKLVYDPGNPMADQKGYVKMPNVDVVAETVNTMSASRSYQANVEVLNTVKSMMMKTLTMGQ, from the coding sequence ATGGCATTGCTGAATATTTTTGATATCGCCGGCTCGGCGATGACAGCGCAATCGCAGCGCCTCAACGTCAGCGCCAGTAACCTGGCCAACGCCGATAGCGTAACCGGTCCTGATGGCCAGCCTTATATCGCAAAGCAGGTGATTTTCCAGACCGATGCCGCACAGGGCGCAGCCACTGGCGGCGTCAAAGTGGCTGGCGTGGTTAACGATCCCACCCCGGCCAAACTGGTGTATGACCCAGGCAATCCGATGGCCGATCAGAAGGGCTACGTCAAAATGCCTAACGTTGATGTGGTCGCCGAAACCGTTAACACCATGTCTGCGTCGCGCAGCTATCAGGCCAACGTCGAAGTGCTGAACACGGTGAAGTCAATGATGATGAAAACCCTCACCATGGGTCAGTAA
- the flgA gene encoding flagellar basal body P-ring formation chaperone FlgA — protein sequence MRRYSTLLTTLWLALALPSHAADLNAQLTQFFKARDPQHAAGMSVVVRTPPSQWPTCDTPELQLPGNSRQWGNISIAANCDQNRRFLQVQVQVTGQYLVASRQVARGSTLSPDDFRLETGRLDELPARALIDSSGVTDAIALRDIPPGQAVTASMLRQAWRVKAGQNVMVVASGNGFNASSEGRALNNASAAQMVRVRMGNGQVVSGRVDADGNILISL from the coding sequence ATGCGCAGATATTCCACCTTGCTCACCACACTTTGGCTGGCACTGGCGCTACCCAGTCACGCGGCGGATCTTAATGCTCAGTTGACACAATTTTTTAAAGCCCGCGATCCGCAACATGCCGCGGGAATGAGCGTGGTGGTGCGCACGCCGCCGTCACAGTGGCCCACCTGCGATACCCCCGAATTACAGCTCCCGGGCAATAGCCGCCAGTGGGGCAACATCAGCATTGCGGCCAACTGCGATCAAAATCGTCGTTTCTTGCAGGTACAGGTGCAGGTCACTGGACAATATTTAGTCGCTAGTCGTCAGGTGGCGCGTGGCAGCACACTCAGCCCAGATGACTTCAGATTGGAAACCGGTCGCCTCGATGAGCTGCCGGCGCGCGCGCTGATCGACAGTAGCGGCGTAACGGATGCCATTGCCTTACGTGATATTCCGCCGGGACAGGCCGTGACGGCCTCCATGCTGCGCCAGGCATGGCGCGTGAAAGCAGGTCAAAATGTGATGGTAGTCGCCAGTGGAAATGGGTTTAATGCCAGTAGCGAAGGACGTGCGCTGAACAACGCTAGCGCAGCGCAAATGGTGCGTGTGCGTATGGGAAATGGTCAGGTTGTCAGTGGTCGCGTCGACGCGGATGGGAATATTCTGATATCGCTATAA
- the flgN gene encoding flagellar export chaperone FlgN has translation MDNLLITLDKMQDVLASLAVVMDEEQQQLSAGQVNGNMLQRISEDKSALLTTLNYLDEMRRTTEKSLGTQAPYGDHSDRESRWMRIQQHTRRLRDTNMHNGILLQHQIGFTNEALAVLRPHQTQAFYGPDGLGKGQATLSRKG, from the coding sequence ATGGACAATCTGCTGATCACCTTAGACAAAATGCAGGATGTGCTGGCGTCACTCGCCGTAGTAATGGATGAAGAACAACAGCAACTTTCTGCCGGTCAGGTTAATGGCAACATGCTACAGCGCATCTCTGAAGACAAAAGTGCGTTGCTGACCACGTTGAATTATCTGGACGAAATGCGCCGCACCACCGAGAAAAGTCTCGGCACGCAGGCGCCCTATGGTGATCACAGCGATCGCGAAAGTCGCTGGATGCGCATTCAGCAGCATACACGCCGCCTGCGCGATACCAATATGCATAATGGGATTCTGCTGCAGCATCAGATTGGCTTCACAAATGAAGCATTGGCCGTGTTACGCCCGCATCAAACCCAGGCATTTTACGGCCCCGATGGCTTAGGCAAGGGTCAAGCGACGTTGAGTCGTAAAGGGTAA
- a CDS encoding Gfo/Idh/MocA family protein, with protein MTLRIGIVGLGGIAQKAWLPVLSQASSWQLAGAFSPNQAKAQPICDSYRMPYFGQLDALAAASDAVFVHSSTASHYDVVKALLLAGKDVCVDKPLAETLQQAEALVALADKHKRKLMVAFNRRFAPRYQQLKDEMARAASLRIEKHRADSVGPHDLRFTLLDDYLHVVDTALWLAGGNLKRELGHIETNEDGAMLYAEHHFSAGSLQITTSMHRRAGTQREVVSAICDGDYIEINEMRDWQQENRSGIVRDVPPAWQSHLTQRGFSGAAHYFIQCVENQTMPETSGEQALAAQRLVEKLWRDAEQE; from the coding sequence ATGACGCTGCGCATTGGCATTGTTGGGTTAGGCGGCATCGCACAAAAAGCGTGGCTGCCGGTGCTGTCACAGGCGAGTAGCTGGCAGCTGGCCGGGGCTTTTTCTCCCAATCAGGCGAAGGCACAACCGATCTGCGACAGCTATCGTATGCCTTACTTTGGCCAACTCGATGCCCTCGCCGCGGCCAGCGATGCGGTGTTTGTACACAGCAGCACCGCGAGCCATTACGATGTCGTCAAAGCACTCTTGCTGGCTGGCAAGGACGTGTGCGTCGATAAACCGTTAGCGGAAACGCTGCAGCAGGCGGAAGCGCTGGTGGCGCTGGCGGACAAACATAAACGCAAGCTGATGGTGGCGTTCAATCGCCGCTTTGCACCGCGCTATCAGCAGCTAAAAGATGAGATGGCGCGCGCTGCCTCACTGCGCATTGAGAAGCATCGGGCAGACAGCGTTGGCCCACACGATCTGCGTTTTACTCTGCTCGACGACTATCTGCACGTGGTCGATACCGCATTGTGGCTGGCTGGGGGTAACCTGAAGCGAGAGTTGGGACATATCGAGACCAACGAGGACGGTGCCATGCTGTATGCCGAGCACCACTTCTCCGCCGGATCGCTACAAATCACCACCAGTATGCATCGTCGTGCCGGCACGCAGCGCGAGGTGGTCAGTGCTATTTGCGATGGCGATTACATTGAAATTAATGAGATGCGTGACTGGCAGCAGGAGAACCGCAGTGGAATCGTGCGTGATGTGCCGCCCGCCTGGCAAAGCCATCTTACCCAGCGCGGTTTCAGCGGCGCGGCACACTATTTCATTCAGTGTGTAGAAAATCAGACGATGCCTGAAACCAGCGGTGAACAAGCACTGGCGGCGCAGCGTCTGGTGGAAAAACTGTGGCGTGATGCCGAACAGGAATAA
- a CDS encoding DUF480 domain-containing protein, producing the protein MKMALSAQALRVIGCLLEKQVTTPDQYPLSLNGVVTACNQKSNREPVLNLSEMEVQAQLDELVKKHLVTANNGFGQRVSKYEQRFCNSAFGNLQLSRAEVAVLTLLFLRGAQTPGELRTRSGRLHEFSDMNEVEQTLNQLSTREDGPMVVRLAREPGKRESRYMHLFGGEVVDERATADSVLDNDDLVARVAQLEETVAKLQLQLEQLLQKEN; encoded by the coding sequence ATGAAAATGGCCTTATCCGCGCAGGCGTTGCGCGTGATTGGTTGCCTGCTGGAGAAGCAGGTCACTACACCGGATCAATATCCGCTCTCGCTGAATGGCGTCGTGACCGCCTGCAATCAAAAATCTAACCGTGAACCGGTGCTTAACCTCAGCGAAATGGAAGTGCAGGCACAGCTTGATGAGCTGGTGAAAAAGCATCTGGTGACGGCTAATAATGGCTTTGGGCAGCGCGTGAGTAAGTATGAGCAGCGCTTCTGCAACTCGGCCTTCGGTAATCTGCAACTGAGTCGTGCGGAAGTGGCGGTGTTGACGCTGCTGTTTCTGCGCGGCGCCCAGACGCCAGGTGAGCTGCGCACACGCAGCGGCCGTCTGCATGAGTTCAGCGATATGAACGAAGTAGAGCAGACGCTGAATCAGTTGAGCACGCGGGAAGACGGCCCGATGGTGGTGCGTTTAGCGCGTGAGCCTGGCAAACGCGAAAGCCGTTATATGCACCTGTTCGGCGGCGAGGTGGTGGATGAGCGCGCTACCGCCGACAGCGTTTTGGACAATGACGATCTTGTGGCGCGCGTGGCGCAGCTGGAAGAAACGGTTGCTAAGTTGCAGTTGCAGCTCGAACAGCTGCTGCAAAAGGAGAACTAA
- the flgM gene encoding flagellar biosynthesis anti-sigma factor FlgM, with protein sequence MSIDRTQPLNPVSTVQTRDTNDNSGKVRQSTTPTASTTSESGAAVKLSTAQAQLMQPGSQDINTARVEQLKTAIRNGELKMDTGKIADALIADTKAYLEGN encoded by the coding sequence ATGAGCATCGACAGAACGCAACCTTTGAACCCGGTTAGCACTGTACAGACACGCGATACCAACGATAACAGCGGGAAAGTGCGCCAAAGCACCACGCCAACCGCCAGCACCACCAGCGAAAGCGGCGCGGCAGTGAAGTTGAGTACTGCGCAGGCGCAGCTGATGCAGCCCGGCAGCCAGGACATTAATACAGCGCGCGTTGAGCAGCTGAAAACGGCCATTCGTAATGGCGAACTGAAAATGGATACCGGTAAGATCGCCGACGCGCTGATCGCCGATACCAAGGCGTATTTAGAGGGTAACTGA
- the flgD gene encoding flagellar hook assembly protein FlgD, protein MSVAVGIKDNLDPTVLTSSSASSGNTSADLQNQFLNMLVAQLKNQDPTNPMDNSQLTTQLAQINTLSGIEKLNTTLGSISGQITTSQSLQSSTLIGHGVMINGSQVLVGSGTTTPFGVELATASTATSVTIKDSNGTTVRTIDLGKLSAGVHTFSWDGKLDDGSTAADGKYSVSLAASNGSTQLVAQPLNYAYVNGVSTTDNTTKLDLGTMGSATLDEIRQIL, encoded by the coding sequence ATGAGCGTAGCAGTAGGGATTAAAGACAACCTGGACCCCACGGTACTGACGTCCAGCAGCGCGTCGAGTGGTAACACCTCGGCGGACTTGCAGAATCAGTTTCTGAATATGCTGGTGGCGCAGCTGAAAAATCAGGATCCCACCAATCCAATGGATAACAGCCAGCTCACAACGCAGTTGGCGCAGATCAACACCCTAAGCGGAATTGAGAAACTGAACACCACGTTAGGGTCGATTTCCGGTCAAATCACCACCAGTCAGTCGCTGCAGAGTTCCACACTGATTGGGCATGGCGTGATGATCAACGGTTCGCAGGTGTTGGTGGGCAGCGGTACGACCACACCGTTTGGCGTTGAGCTGGCAACAGCTTCCACCGCCACCAGCGTCACGATTAAAGACAGCAATGGCACCACCGTGCGTACCATCGATCTCGGCAAGCTGAGTGCAGGCGTTCACACCTTCTCGTGGGACGGCAAACTGGATGATGGCTCGACCGCCGCAGATGGCAAATATTCTGTATCACTCGCCGCCAGCAATGGCAGCACCCAACTGGTGGCGCAGCCGCTGAACTATGCCTATGTCAATGGCGTCAGCACCACCGATAACACCACGAAACTGGATCTCGGCACCATGGGCTCCGCGACCCTCGATGAAATTCGTCAGATTCTCTGA
- the mdtH gene encoding multidrug efflux MFS transporter MdtH translates to MSRVARARRLGKTFLLVDNMLVVMGFFVVFPLISIHFVEQLGWAALMVGIALGLRQFVQQGFGIFGGAIADRFGARPLIVTGMLMRAAGFACMALAHEPWLLWLACLLSGLGGTLFDPPRSALVMKLVRARERGRFFSLLMMQDSAGAVLGALIGSWLLAWDFRLVCWVGAGVFVCTALFNAIWLPAWRISTERIAMRAGMQRVWQDKRFRLYVLTLTGYYILAVQVMLMLPVMVNQVAGAPAAVKWMYAIEALLSLSLLYPLARWSEKRFRLETRLMAGLCLMTFSLLPVGLTDSLPSLFMLIALFYLGSIIAEPARETLSASLASARARGSYMGFSRLGLAIGGLIGYSGGGWMFDMGQQWGLPELPWMLLSSIGMITLFALWWQFQPRQVAPAIFSS, encoded by the coding sequence ATGTCTCGGGTTGCGCGGGCACGACGCCTCGGTAAAACATTTCTTTTAGTGGATAACATGTTGGTCGTGATGGGTTTTTTTGTGGTATTTCCCCTCATCTCCATACATTTTGTCGAACAGCTTGGCTGGGCAGCGCTGATGGTGGGTATTGCGCTCGGCTTACGTCAGTTTGTTCAGCAGGGGTTCGGCATATTCGGCGGAGCCATTGCTGATCGGTTTGGCGCGCGTCCGCTGATCGTCACGGGCATGTTGATGCGTGCGGCGGGCTTTGCCTGCATGGCACTGGCTCATGAGCCCTGGCTGTTGTGGCTGGCCTGTTTACTTTCCGGTCTGGGGGGAACGCTCTTCGATCCACCGCGCAGTGCGCTGGTAATGAAGCTAGTGCGTGCGCGTGAACGCGGTCGTTTCTTCTCATTGCTGATGATGCAGGACAGCGCCGGCGCGGTACTTGGCGCGTTAATCGGGAGCTGGTTGCTGGCGTGGGATTTCCGTTTAGTCTGCTGGGTTGGCGCGGGCGTGTTTGTCTGTACCGCCCTGTTTAACGCGATTTGGCTGCCGGCCTGGCGTATTTCGACCGAACGCATCGCAATGCGGGCGGGCATGCAGCGCGTCTGGCAGGACAAACGTTTCCGCCTGTATGTTCTTACGCTGACAGGCTATTACATCCTTGCCGTGCAGGTGATGCTGATGCTGCCGGTGATGGTGAATCAGGTCGCGGGTGCGCCGGCGGCGGTGAAGTGGATGTATGCCATTGAGGCGCTGTTGTCATTGAGCTTACTCTATCCGCTGGCGCGCTGGAGCGAGAAGCGCTTCCGCCTGGAAACCCGACTAATGGCGGGTTTATGCCTGATGACCTTCAGCCTGCTACCGGTGGGCTTGACCGATTCATTGCCGTCATTGTTTATGCTGATTGCCCTCTTTTATCTCGGCTCGATCATTGCCGAACCGGCACGTGAAACGCTCAGCGCTTCGCTGGCCAGCGCGCGCGCGCGCGGTAGCTATATGGGCTTTAGCCGCCTTGGCCTCGCCATTGGTGGTCTGATTGGCTACTCCGGCGGCGGCTGGATGTTCGACATGGGACAACAATGGGGATTGCCAGAGCTGCCGTGGATGTTGCTCAGCAGTATCGGCATGATCACCCTGTTTGCACTTTGGTGGCAATTTCAGCCCCGCCAGGTGGCACCGGCAATTTTCAGCAGTTAG
- a CDS encoding lipoprotein, whose amino-acid sequence MKKAFSGLLALFLAVLLSGCNQLTQYTISEQEVNQALQKRNNFEKDIGVSGLVNAHIVLSDLSSQIGREEPGKITLSGKANINVSSLFGPQQAEMQLKMKAQPVYNAQEGAIYLHDMEIVDAQVQPEKMASIMKTLTPYLNESLKRYFNEKPAYVLSEDRSKTEALAKKLAKGIEVKPGELVIPFTH is encoded by the coding sequence ATGAAAAAGGCGTTTTCCGGGCTGCTGGCCCTCTTTTTGGCCGTGCTTCTCAGTGGCTGTAATCAATTGACGCAATACACCATCAGCGAACAGGAAGTGAATCAGGCGCTGCAAAAGCGTAATAACTTCGAAAAAGACATTGGCGTTTCCGGATTGGTAAACGCACACATCGTGCTGAGCGATCTGAGCAGTCAGATTGGCCGTGAAGAGCCCGGTAAAATTACGCTCTCCGGCAAAGCCAATATCAATGTCAGCTCGCTGTTTGGTCCGCAACAGGCAGAAATGCAGCTGAAAATGAAGGCGCAGCCGGTGTATAACGCACAAGAAGGCGCAATTTATCTGCATGACATGGAGATTGTTGATGCGCAGGTGCAGCCAGAGAAAATGGCGTCGATTATGAAAACGCTCACGCCCTACCTCAATGAGTCTCTAAAGCGCTACTTTAACGAGAAGCCGGCCTATGTGCTGAGCGAAGACCGCAGCAAAACGGAAGCGCTGGCGAAAAAACTGGCGAAAGGTATTGAAGTCAAACCCGGCGAATTGGTGATTCCGTTTACCCATTGA